From a single Brassica oleracea var. oleracea cultivar TO1000 chromosome C5, BOL, whole genome shotgun sequence genomic region:
- the LOC106294150 gene encoding LOW QUALITY PROTEIN: equilibrative nucleotide transporter 8 (The sequence of the model RefSeq protein was modified relative to this genomic sequence to represent the inferred CDS: substituted 1 base at 1 genomic stop codon): MVDEKVIVNEVETRDSYRAAYVIHFLLGAGSLIPWNALITAVDYFGYLHADKHVEKTFTVAYMSCSVLVLVLMMTWNTRLSYRLRMNLGFSMFIISMMVSPIIDWVWKGENNENVSYLLMVGSVVLCGLADGLVGGSLIGSAGKLPRQYMQAIFAGTASSGITISILRVTAKASLPQTPQGMRTIAHCYFIISSTILLSCFICCNVLYKLPLMXQHLKFQQPLYSNLTIWMVGRKIKWPTSVYNISDFVGKSLAALYLWQSVKSATWACIIRLLFYPLFSACLRRPHWLRTEVPVVALTFMLGLTNGYLTSVLMIMAPKTVHASEAELAAVFMVVFLGIGLVCGSVLGWVWLI; the protein is encoded by the exons ATGGTGGATGAGAAAGTGATTGTTAATGAAGTCGAGACAAGAGACTCTTATAGAGCTGCGTACGTGATCCATTTTTTGCTGGGTGCTGGTAGTTTAATACCATGGAACGCTTTGATCACAGCCGTTGATTACTTTGGCTACTTGCATGCCGACAAGCATGTGGAGAAGACTTTCACCGTGGCTTACATGAGTTGCTCGGTCTTGGTTCTGGTTTTGATGATGACTTGGAACACAAGATTGAGCTATAGACTGAGGATGAACTTAGGGTTTTCCATGTTCATCATTTCCATGATGGTTTCGCCAATCATAGATTGGGTCTGGAAAGGCGAAAACAACGAGAATGTGTCTTACCTCTTGATGGTTGGATCAGTCGTTCTCTGTGGTTTAGCTGATGGGTTGGTTGGAGGAAGTTTGATCGGTTCAGCCGGAAAGCTTCCTAGACAGTACATGCAAGCAATTTTTGCCGGGACTGCCTCTTCAG GTATTACCATTTCCATCCTAAGAGTTACAGCTAAAGCTTCGCTGCCACAGACACCGCAGGGGATGCGAACCATTGCTCATTGCTACTTCATAATAAGCTCGACCATCCTACTCTCCTGCTTCATTTGCTGTAACGTGCTATACAAGTTACCACTGATGTAACAACACCTTAAGTTTCAACAACCTTTATACTCGAACCTGACAATATGGATGGTTGGGAGGAAGATCAAGTGGCCAACCTCGG TGTACAACATCTCGGATTTCGTTGGCAAGTCACTCGCTGCACTCTATCTATGGCAGAGTGTAAAATCTGCTACTTGGGCTTGTATCATTAGGCTTCTCTTTTATCCTCTCTTCTCGGCCTGTCTACGTAGACCGCACTGGCTTAGAACAGAAGTGCCCGTGGTTGCTCTGACCTTCATGCTAGGCCTCACCAACGGCTATCTCACCAGTGTCCTCATGATCATGGCTCCCAAAACGGTTCATGCATCAGAGGCAGAACTTGCGGCAGTTTTCATGGTTGTTTTTCTAGGAATAGGTCTTGTTTGCGGTTCAGTTCTTGGGTGGGTCTGGCTCATATGA
- the LOC106295125 gene encoding probable beta-D-xylosidase 2 — MILHKMAFLAAILFFFVSSSIHVHSRETFACDTKDAATATLRFCQQSVPIPERVKDLIGRLTFAEKVSLLGNTAAAIPRLGIKGYEWWSEALHGVSNVGPGTKFGGTFPAATSFPQVITTAASFNASLWESIGRVVSNEARAMYNGGVGGLTYWSPNVNILRDPRWGRGQETPGEDPVLAGKYAASYVRGLQGNDRSRLKVAACCKHFTAYDLDNWNGVDRFHFNAKVSKQDIEDTFDVPFRMCVKEGNVASIMCSYNQVNGVPTCADPNLLKKTIRNQWGLNGYIVSDCDSVGVLYDTQHYTGTPEEAAAKSIKAGLDLDCGPFLGAHTIDAVNKNLLRESDIDNAVINTLTVQMRLGMFDGDIATQPYGHLGSAHVCTPVHKGLALEAAHQGIVLLKNLGPSLPLSRHRHRTVAVIGPNSDATVTMIGNYAGIACGYTSPVQGIAGYARTVHNKGCADVHCMDDRLFDSAADAARGSDATVLLMGLDQSIEAEFKDRNSLLLPGKQQELISRVARASKGPVVLVLMSGGPIDVSFAEKDPKISAIVWAGYPGQEGGRAIADILFGAANPGGKLPMTWYPQEYLTNLPMTEMSMRAIRSKRIPGRTYRFYDGPVVYPFGHGLSYARFTHSIADAPKVIPIAVRGRNGTVSGKSIRVTHARCNRLSLGVHVDIKNVGSRDGTHTMLVFSAPPSGEWAPRKQLVAFTRVHVATGESKRVQVNIHVCKYLSVVDRAGIRRIPIGDHGIHIGDESHTVSLQASTLGVIKS, encoded by the exons ATGATTCTCCACAAAATGGCGTTCTTGGCCGCTATTCTTTTCTTCTTTGTAAGCAGCAGCATTCACGTTCACAGCCGCGAAACGTTTGCTTGCGATACAAAGGACGCAGCAACAGCGACGCTGAGATTCTGTCAGCAGTCAGTTCCGATACCGGAGAGAGTAAAAGATTTGATCGGACGGCTGACGTTTGCCGAGAAAGTAAGCTTGTTAGGAAACACTGCGGCGGCGATTCCACGGCTAGGAATCAAAGGGTATGAGTGGTGGTCGGAGGCCTTACACGGCGTTTCAAATGTGGGTCCCGGTACTAAGTTCGGTGGGACCTTCCCTGCGGCCACCAGTTTCCCTCAAGTTATCACCACTGCTGCTTCCTTCAATGCCTCCTTGTGGGAATCCATCGGACGG GTTGTGTCAAATGAGGCCAGGGCTATGTATAACGGTGGAGTTGGTGGGCTCACATACTGGAGCCCAAACGTTAACATATTGCGGGACCCGCGTTGGGGACGTGGACAGGAAACTCCCGGTGAAGACCCTGTCCTAGCTGGTAAATACGCCGCCAGCTACGTAAGAGGTTTACAGGGAAACGACCGTAGCCGGTTGAAAGTCGCCGCCTGTTGCAAACATTTCACGGCGTACGATCTCGACAACTGGAACGGCGTCGATAGATTCCACTTCAACGCTAAG GTGAGCAAGCAAGATATAGAAGACACGTTCGATGTTCCGTTCCGTATGTGTGTGAAGGAAGGAAACGTGGCGAGCATTATGTGTTCGTACAATCAAGTTAACGGCGTTCCGACATGTGCCGATCCTAACCTCCTGAAAAAAACCATACGTAACCAATGGGGTCTCAACGG ATACATCGTCTCCGATTGTGACTCTGTTGGTGTTCTATACGACACACAACATTACACTGGTACTCCTGAAGAAGCAGCCGCTAAATCCATCAAAGCTG GCTTGGATTTGGATTGTGGACCGTTTCTAGGAGCTCATACCATCGATGCGGTGAACAAAAACCTGTTGCGTGAGTCAGACATCGACAATGCCGTAATCAACACGCTAACAGTACAAATGAGACTAGGAATGTTCGACGGCGATATAGCGACTCAGCCTTACGGACACCTTGGATCGGCGCACGTGTGCACACCGGTTCACAAGGGACTAGCTCTCGAAGCAGCTCATCAAGGAATCGTCCTCCTCAAGAACCTCGGCCCGTCTCTACCTCTCTCACGTCACCGCCACCGTACGGTAGCCGTTATCGGACCAAACTCGGACGCAACTGTCACAATGATTGGTAACTACGCAGGTATTGCTTGTGGATATACCAGTCCGGTTCAAGGAATAGCCGGTTATGCACGAACCGTTCACAACAAAGGTTGTGCGGACGTGCACTGCATGGACGATAGATTGTTCGATAGTGCGGCTGACGCAGCTCGTGGATCTGATGCGACGGTTCTCCTGATGGGTTTGGACCAGTCTATTGAAGCTGAGTTCAAAGACAGAAACAGTTTGCTTTTGCCTGGGAAACAACAAGAGCTAATCTCTAGAGTTGCCCGGGCCTCTAAAGGCCCAGTTGTTTTAGTTTTAATGTCTGGTGGGCCTATTGATGTATCTTTCGCAGAGAAGGACCCGAAGATCTCAGCAATTGTTTGGGCCGGGTATCCGGGTCAGGAAGGCGGAAGAGCAATCGCTGATATTTTATTCGGCGCTGCTAACCCCGGAGGGAAGCTTCCGATGACGTGGTACCCGCAAGAGTATCTAACAAACTTACCGATGACCGAAATGTCCATGAGAGCAATCCGGTCCAAGCGTATACCGGGTCGAACATACCGGTTTTACGACGGTCCGGTTGTTTACCCGTTCGGTCACGGTTTGAGTTACGCCCGCTTCACGCACAGCATAGCCGACGCGCCTAAGGTGATTCCTATAGCTGTACGTGGTAGAAACGGCACCGTATCAGGGAAGTCTATACGTGTGACGCACGCTAGGTGTAACCGTCTCTCTCTTGGAGTCCACGTTGATATCAAGAACGTTGGGTCGAGAGACGGGACTCACACGATGCTTGTGTTCTCAGCTCCGCCAAGTGGAGAATGGGCCCCGAGAAAGCAGCTGGTTGCTTTCACGAGGGTACACGTGGCGACAGGGGAGAGCAAGCGTGTGCAGGTGAATATACACGTGTGTAAGTATTTAAGTGTGGTGGACCGGGCCGGTATCCGAAGGATACCGATCGGTGATCATGGGATTCATATTGGAGATGAGAGTCATACCGTCTCGCTTCAAGCCTCTACTCTTGGAGTCATCAAGTCTTGA
- the LOC106292836 gene encoding transcription initiation factor TFIID subunit 13, which produces MSSTPGATAASSSSKSKATGSSQAPEKRKPLFQKELQHMMYGFGDEQNPLPETVALVEDIVVEYVTDLTHKAQEIGTKRGRLLVDDFLYLIRKDLPKLNRCRELLAMQEELKQARKAFDVDEEKITSLD; this is translated from the exons ATGAGTAGCACACCAGGAGCAACGGCGGCTTCGTCGTCGTCGAAATCTAAAGCTACGGGCAGTTCTCAAGCGCCGGAGAAACGCAAACCCCTCTTTCAAAAAGAAT TGCAGCATATGATGTATGGATTTGGTGATGAGCAAAAC CCGCTTCCAGAGACTGTGGCGCTTGTAGAAGACATTGTTGTGGAATACGTCACTGATTTG ACACATAAGGCTCAAGAGATAGGCACAAAGAGAGGAAGGCTACTAGTTGATGACTTCTTGTATCTAATCCGCAAG GATTTGCCAAAACTTAACCGTTGTAGAGAACTATTGGCAATGCAAGAAGAGCTGAAACAAGCTCGTAAAGCTTTTGATGTTGACGAAGAGAAGATTACTTCACTCGACTGA
- the LOC106292834 gene encoding uncharacterized protein LOC106292834 encodes MGESKKKSRSVATQRAWNLVRMALLWGRKGGIFKKWHMFELRNLVPKHLKALAHHSNSVDDSVRYLGEKQLSFDETPVFNVKMHRPASMRFLLPCIAPPVDFDYDFELDRQDNDADDVRSYGYYNDYCNEKCERADGTYQDEEEDEKGVDVRADEFIANFYQQMKLQRQISYLQYKEHNDVV; translated from the coding sequence ATGGGGGAATCAAAGAAGAAAAGCAGATCAGTCGCTACACAAAGAGCTTGGAATCTTGTAAGAATGGCTCTTCTATGGGGAAGAAAAGGTGGCATCTTCAAGAAATGGCACATGTTCGAGCTACGTAACTTGGTCCCCAAGCATCTTAAAGCCCTAGCTCATCATTCTAACAGCGTTGATGATAGCGTCCGTTACCTCGGTGAGAAACAGCTCTCTTTCGACGAGACCCCGGTCTTTAACGTAAAGATGCATCGTCCTGCTTCGATGAGGTTCCTATTGCCTTGCATTGCTCCTCCCGTTGACTTTGATTACGACTTTGAATTGGACCGTCAAGATAATGATGCCGACGATGTTAGATCCTACGGCTACTATAACGATTATTGCAATGAGAAATGTGAACGTGCGGATGGTACTTATCAAGATGAAGAAGAAGATGAGAAAGGGGTTGATGTGAGAGCAGATGAGTTTATTGCTAACTTCTATCAACAGATGAAGTTACAGAGACAAATCTCTTACTTGCAATACAAAGAACACAATGACGTTGTATGA
- the LOC106293954 gene encoding nonsense-mediated mRNA decay protein 2 translates to METKHDKDDQLEIEQINKSPTMKTKKISRGMHVFSVVMFMLRRRRRRKAFNTRFWRRVVESVRKVHSEITIMPTSKSTNTILLPPAPLPATTTEISQDGGDDADVINDESGDRLTEAIEIFTAASSSSSSGISGYASAMSLRDLDHHYDDEDEDDDDVDCYSDVEEGDEMIDEKAEEFIVRFYEQMKMQKQVYTERCKAKGIIIN, encoded by the coding sequence ATGGAAACAAAACATGATAAAGATGACCAATTAGAGATAGAGCAAATAAACAAGAGTCCGACCATGAAGACCAAAAAGATATCACGTGGGATGCACGTCTTCTCCGTTGTCATGTTCATGCTACGTCGTCGCCGGAGGAGAAAGGCTTTCAACACCAGGTTCTGGCGGCGTGTGGTTGAGTCCGTACGCAAAGTCCATTCCGAGATTACGATAATGCCTACGTCTAAGTCTACTAACACAATCCTCCTTCCTCCGGCTCCTCTTCCGGCGACGACGACGGAGATTAGCCAAGACGGTGGGGATGATGCTGATGTTATTAATGATGAATCCGGGGATCGTTTAACGGAGGCTATTGAGATTTTCACGGCGGCATCTTCATCATCATCATCTGGAATCTCCGGATATGCATCTGCCATGTCTTTACGTGATTTGGATCATCACTATGATGATGAGGATGAAGATGATGATGATGTTGATTGTTATAGCGATGTTGAAGAAGGAGATGAAATGATAGATGAGAAAGCTGAGGAATTCATCGTGAGATTTTATGAGCAAATGAAAATGCAAAAACAGGTTTATACTGAACGTTGTAAGGCCAAAGGGATAATAATAAACTGA